Proteins encoded within one genomic window of Candidatus Neomarinimicrobiota bacterium:
- a CDS encoding formylglycine-generating enzyme family protein, which produces MKKIKFIEPEIIKIPEGNFFMGSKNGIINETPIHSVWLDSYSVAKYPVTNREYAIFIKMLGYPPPPFWRESKFQDPDQPVVATSWYDAIVYCDWLSELTGKNYRLPTEAEREKAARGGLVKNVFPWGNNLPADHLGGRNTIHFSIGTEGPNGYGLYNMSEGVHEWCADWYSRVYYKDSPNRNPTGPQNGHRRVARGGSWRHLIRFARCAARSSLSPEKQFNDFGFRCAMTID; this is translated from the coding sequence TTTTTTCATGGGAAGTAAAAATGGCATAATAAATGAAACCCCAATTCATAGTGTATGGTTGGATTCGTACTCCGTTGCTAAATACCCAGTGACAAACCGCGAATATGCAATCTTCATAAAAATGTTGGGTTACCCACCACCACCATTTTGGAGGGAATCGAAATTTCAGGATCCGGATCAACCGGTAGTTGCTACAAGTTGGTACGATGCTATTGTGTACTGCGATTGGTTAAGTGAGTTGACCGGAAAAAATTATCGTCTACCAACGGAAGCAGAACGCGAAAAAGCAGCGCGCGGGGGATTAGTAAAAAATGTGTTCCCTTGGGGAAACAATCTTCCGGCAGATCACTTGGGAGGACGGAATACCATCCATTTCTCCATTGGTACTGAAGGTCCGAATGGCTACGGTCTCTACAATATGTCAGAAGGTGTCCATGAATGGTGTGCAGATTGGTATAGCCGTGTTTACTATAAGGACTCACCAAATCGGAACCCCACAGGTCCCCAGAATGGACATAGACGCGTAGCGCGAGGTGGCTCATGGCGGCACCTCATCCGCTTTGCCCGCTGTGCAGCACGAAGCAGTCTTTCCCCTGAGAAACAGTTTAATGATTTTGGGTTTCGCTGTGCGATGACAATTGATTAA